The following proteins are co-located in the Nitrospinota bacterium genome:
- a CDS encoding SUF system NifU family Fe-S cluster assembly protein, translating into MSYDNELYQQVILDHNRKPRNFHVIENATHNCHGVNPLCGDDITVYLNVDDAAGKIDEVSFQGSGCAICKASTSLMTTYLKGKSVEEARQLKEEFHKMILGELDPEKDEHHLGKLTLFMGIREYPSRTKCASLAWHTLVGALDKKFDGVSTE; encoded by the coding sequence ATGTCTTACGATAACGAACTATACCAGCAGGTAATCCTTGACCATAACAGGAAACCGAGAAACTTCCATGTCATTGAGAACGCAACTCATAATTGCCACGGTGTAAACCCACTTTGTGGTGATGATATCACTGTCTATCTAAATGTAGATGATGCGGCTGGAAAGATTGATGAAGTCAGTTTCCAGGGCTCTGGGTGTGCGATCTGTAAAGCCAGCACTTCACTGATGACAACTTATCTCAAAGGCAAATCCGTTGAGGAAGCGAGGCAGTTGAAGGAAGAGTTTCATAAAATGATCCTCGGAGAACTGGACCCGGAAAAGGATGAGCATCACCTTGGCAAGCTGACCCTTTTTATGGGAATTCGCGAATATCCGTCACGTACAAAATGTGCAAGCCTGGCCTGGCATACCCTCGTTGGAGCATTAGACAAGAAATTCGACGGTGTCAGTACTGAATGA
- the amrS gene encoding AmmeMemoRadiSam system radical SAM enzyme, with protein sequence MSSKLFSHDLDSQTRPGDLIKQLDNENLICTACGHLCKLKPNQRGICKVRFNSNGTLMVPFNYSAGIQNDPIEKKPFFHALPGSLALSFGMLGCDFRCAYCQNWFTSQSMRDEASTVRSNPVTAGEICDLAEQKGAKVVVSTYNEPLITSEWAVEVFQEAKKRGLGTAYVSNGHGTPEVLEYLRPWVDLFKIDLKSFSEKEYRRLGGNLSAVLETIQTVYEMGTWLELVSLLIPGYNDSDSELIKMAEFISGVSPGIPWHVTAFHPDYKMQDRGRTPVETLLRATRHGREAGLQFVYSGNLPGQVKDNENTYCPSCQHLLVERKGFRVLSLKLKGDHCPSCDARVPGRWINFC encoded by the coding sequence GTGTCTTCCAAACTATTTTCACATGATCTGGATTCCCAGACCCGACCGGGTGATTTAATCAAACAGCTTGATAATGAAAACCTGATTTGCACTGCCTGCGGGCATTTATGCAAGCTAAAGCCGAATCAGAGGGGTATCTGTAAGGTACGCTTCAACTCTAATGGCACCTTGATGGTGCCTTTCAATTATTCCGCGGGCATTCAAAACGATCCCATAGAAAAAAAACCTTTTTTCCACGCGCTTCCCGGCAGTCTGGCTTTGAGCTTCGGGATGCTTGGTTGCGATTTTCGCTGCGCCTATTGCCAGAACTGGTTCACTTCTCAAAGTATGAGAGACGAAGCTTCAACGGTGCGTTCCAATCCTGTGACAGCTGGTGAAATATGTGATCTGGCAGAGCAGAAGGGGGCAAAGGTAGTGGTTTCCACATACAACGAACCTTTGATAACCAGTGAATGGGCGGTGGAGGTTTTTCAGGAGGCTAAGAAAAGAGGGCTTGGTACGGCCTATGTATCCAATGGGCATGGTACTCCAGAAGTGCTTGAATACCTGCGGCCCTGGGTCGATCTGTTTAAGATAGACCTGAAAAGTTTTTCAGAAAAGGAATATCGCCGTTTGGGCGGCAACCTTTCCGCGGTGCTGGAGACAATTCAAACTGTTTATGAAATGGGGACATGGCTGGAGTTGGTCAGCTTGTTGATTCCCGGTTATAACGACTCTGATTCGGAGTTGATCAAAATGGCTGAGTTTATCTCCGGAGTTTCACCAGGCATCCCCTGGCATGTGACAGCTTTTCATCCGGACTATAAAATGCAGGATAGAGGACGAACCCCAGTGGAGACCCTGTTGAGAGCCACCCGGCATGGCAGGGAAGCTGGACTTCAATTTGTATACTCCGGCAATTTACCGGGACAGGTGAAAGATAACGAGAATACTTATTGTCCAAGTTGTCAACACCTTCTTGTTGAGAGAAAGGGATTTCGAGTTTTGTCCTTGAAATTAAAAGGCGATCATTGTCCCTCTTGCGATGCCAGGGTTCCTGGGCGGTGGATTAATTTTTGTTAA
- a CDS encoding flavin reductase family protein: MKNKKQVGKALGRVASGLFVVTAKCEDKEDAVLASWVNQCSFDPPALTTALATLRSARLLVEASGSFIVNVLPKDDMSLLKHFSRPPEDIFKGVKTRKGLDGIRILTEAVSYLECEVVQAMQAGDHVVYVGEVVGGKSLKGGDPYIHVRDNGFGY; encoded by the coding sequence GTGAAAAACAAGAAACAAGTGGGCAAGGCGTTGGGTAGGGTGGCTAGTGGATTGTTTGTGGTCACTGCCAAATGTGAAGATAAAGAGGATGCGGTATTGGCAAGCTGGGTCAACCAGTGCTCGTTTGATCCGCCTGCATTAACCACTGCTTTGGCGACATTGCGATCGGCACGGCTTTTGGTTGAAGCATCGGGGTCTTTTATCGTCAACGTTCTGCCTAAAGATGATATGAGCTTATTGAAACACTTCAGTCGTCCTCCTGAAGACATTTTCAAAGGTGTTAAAACCCGAAAAGGGCTGGATGGTATTCGTATTTTAACTGAAGCAGTTTCTTATCTCGAATGCGAGGTGGTCCAGGCAATGCAGGCTGGAGACCATGTTGTTTATGTCGGTGAAGTTGTGGGGGGTAAATCTCTCAAAGGGGGAGACCCTTACATTCATGTGCGTGACAACGGGTTTGGATATTGA